A single Bacteroidales bacterium DNA region contains:
- a CDS encoding radical SAM protein gives MDNKVPKHIIKGYNKTRNFYWRPKICYAPFNSIRFSLSGNMYFCCYNRFYSLGKYPEVSIREAWNGAKAQEFRSYITDKNLSLGCHACYTKLLSQNFYSVGARIYDGYKARKQGPSLMEFEISNICNLECVMCNGENSSLIRKNREKGEPYPIVYDEAFVEQIKEFIPYLEEARFVGGEPFLSELYFKIWNEIIHINPKTKINVLTNGTILNDRILDLYKKHNFHISFSIDSVKKETYESIRVNANYDKVMHNFQTIYELSRKLNKELSVNICPIQANMWEIPDMIEYYSKLNVPIIIHTVVYPVNLSISNLTKEQLKKYLEFLNERLKHSKQESKNNSHFLIWSSFISQVNSYYKMANEKILFEKDMVDDLVEKLKNRINSNENLKEWLKLNEILSGIEDKALLRKIIIGLFIVDKSYILAELKNSTMEQIKQRLININ, from the coding sequence ATGGATAATAAGGTTCCCAAGCATATTATTAAGGGATACAATAAAACACGTAATTTCTATTGGCGACCAAAGATTTGCTATGCCCCATTTAATTCAATACGTTTTTCGCTTTCGGGCAATATGTATTTTTGTTGTTATAATCGTTTTTATAGCTTAGGCAAATATCCGGAAGTAAGTATTCGTGAGGCATGGAATGGTGCTAAAGCTCAGGAATTTAGAAGTTATATTACAGACAAAAATCTTAGCTTAGGTTGTCATGCTTGCTACACGAAGCTTTTAAGCCAAAACTTTTATTCGGTAGGTGCACGCATTTACGATGGGTATAAGGCTCGAAAACAAGGACCTTCGCTCATGGAGTTTGAGATAAGTAATATATGTAACCTCGAATGTGTTATGTGCAATGGCGAAAACTCATCGCTTATTCGTAAAAACCGAGAAAAGGGCGAACCCTATCCCATTGTTTACGATGAGGCTTTTGTGGAACAAATTAAAGAATTTATCCCTTATTTAGAAGAGGCTCGGTTTGTGGGCGGTGAACCCTTTTTGTCTGAATTGTATTTTAAAATTTGGAATGAAATTATACATATTAATCCTAAGACAAAAATTAATGTATTAACTAATGGAACTATACTGAATGACAGAATATTAGATTTGTATAAAAAACATAATTTTCATATCTCGTTTTCAATTGATTCGGTAAAAAAAGAAACGTATGAATCAATTCGTGTCAATGCCAACTACGACAAAGTAATGCATAATTTCCAAACCATTTATGAACTTTCACGAAAACTCAACAAAGAGCTATCGGTAAATATTTGTCCAATCCAAGCCAATATGTGGGAAATTCCCGACATGATTGAATATTACTCCAAACTTAATGTTCCTATAATTATACATACAGTAGTCTATCCGGTAAATTTATCTATATCAAATTTAACAAAAGAACAATTAAAAAAATATTTAGAGTTTTTAAATGAACGATTAAAGCATAGCAAACAAGAATCAAAAAATAATAGTCATTTTCTTATATGGTCTTCGTTTATTAGTCAAGTGAATTCTTATTATAAAATGGCCAATGAAAAAATCCTTTTCGAAAAAGATATGGTAGATGATTTAGTCGAGAAATTGAAAAATCGAATTAACTCCAATGAAAATCTTAAAGAATGGTTAAAGTTAAATGAAATTCTTTCAGGGATTGAAGATAAAGCATTGTTGAGAAAGATAATAATTGGGTTATTTATTGTAGATAAGTCCTATATTTTGGCTGAACTTAAAAATAGTACTATGGAACAAATTAAACAAAGATTAATTAATATAAATTAG
- a CDS encoding beta-ketoacyl-[acyl-carrier-protein] synthase family protein yields MNNHRVVITGMGVLSSIGNDLHRFTQSLKEGKSGIQKIPILEELGFGCQVGGLINIASAPYYSYIEQFLLSEASNVVKYAVVAGLEAWTNAGLNIPENFDNEPDYSTGIITGSAIGTVDIYEHKILPNVHNKTLRRLRSTTVEHSMLSAPSANLAGILGLANYIGFNSSACSTGTESIILGYRHIKQGLAKRMLVGGVDIFTPAGWSGFDAMRVTNRNSNEHPELASRPMSASAQGFVPAEGCGMLVLEDYQTAINRGAPIIAEMVGGHINSGGQRKGGTMTAPSSEGVIRCIHEAIKEANIHFNDIDLISGHLSSTMADVLEIQNWRNALNREKESFPYINSLKSMTGHAIAATGAIETIATAIQLKDQFLHPSLNCEDLHPEIARFISEKKVPHQTKNNISLQYAIKSSFGFGDTNAVLILKKI; encoded by the coding sequence ATGAATAACCACAGAGTTGTAATAACGGGCATGGGAGTGCTTAGCTCCATTGGAAATGATTTGCACAGATTTACCCAATCGCTAAAAGAAGGCAAAAGTGGTATTCAAAAAATTCCAATACTCGAAGAATTGGGCTTTGGTTGTCAGGTAGGCGGTCTAATAAATATAGCATCTGCTCCCTATTATTCGTATATTGAACAATTTTTATTAAGCGAAGCCAGCAATGTTGTTAAGTATGCTGTCGTAGCAGGCCTAGAAGCATGGACAAATGCAGGTTTAAATATTCCTGAAAATTTTGATAACGAACCCGATTACAGCACTGGTATTATTACAGGTAGTGCCATAGGAACCGTTGATATATACGAGCATAAAATATTGCCCAATGTCCACAATAAAACCTTACGACGTTTACGAAGTACTACTGTTGAACACAGTATGCTCAGTGCTCCATCGGCAAATTTAGCCGGCATATTAGGGTTAGCCAATTATATCGGATTTAATTCTTCAGCATGCTCAACAGGGACCGAATCTATTATTTTAGGTTATCGACATATAAAACAAGGTTTAGCAAAACGCATGTTAGTCGGTGGAGTAGATATTTTTACTCCTGCTGGTTGGTCAGGTTTCGATGCTATGCGTGTAACCAATCGCAATTCAAATGAGCACCCTGAATTAGCCAGTCGCCCTATGAGTGCTTCTGCTCAGGGCTTTGTACCAGCCGAAGGATGTGGCATGCTTGTTTTAGAAGATTACCAAACAGCTATTAATAGGGGGGCACCCATAATTGCTGAAATGGTAGGTGGACATATTAACAGTGGCGGACAAAGAAAAGGAGGCACCATGACAGCCCCAAGCTCTGAAGGGGTAATACGCTGCATACACGAAGCTATTAAAGAAGCCAATATCCACTTCAACGATATAGACTTAATATCAGGGCATCTTAGCTCTACAATGGCCGATGTGCTTGAAATTCAAAATTGGAGGAATGCACTTAATAGAGAAAAAGAAAGTTTTCCATATATAAACTCTCTAAAATCTATGACTGGTCATGCCATTGCAGCTACAGGAGCAATTGAAACGATAGCCACTGCAATACAATTAAAAGATCAATTTCTACACCCAAGCTTAAATTGTGAAGACCTTCACCCAGAAATAGCTCGTTTTATTTCCGAAAAAAAAGTACCCCATCAAACAAAAAATAATATATCTTTGCAATATGCTATTAAATCAAGTTTTGGTTTTGGCGATACCAATGCTGTATTAATCTTGAAAAAAATATAA
- a CDS encoding sulfotransferase domain-containing protein: protein MTQTIIHIGYPKTATSWFTDFFYPYVHNANVSYSDNIFYDMDANPPFFNIVHNSPLPPKELHIIIAHKFVGIENFKWDHGVYRHFFLKQLKQKYPNAKIIVFIRNQIDFLASVYSSYLTHGGNYTFKKLFKQGKLGDGTMFAFEYIDYYKLIKLYKETFGENNVYVYVFEEFMKNNRTFLDTFKSTFNLDINLQQLNYEKYNETLRIGLARLIKISNYFIRKGVQPKKNYFNLPFLFKWMTKKNIIAINRYRFWGRKMNKEEILGTELIEYMKNYYKESNRKLIDELGIKNIADYNYPL, encoded by the coding sequence ATGACTCAAACTATAATACACATAGGTTATCCTAAAACTGCTACATCATGGTTTACTGATTTTTTTTATCCCTATGTTCATAATGCTAATGTTAGTTATTCTGACAATATTTTTTATGATATGGATGCTAATCCACCATTTTTTAATATTGTTCATAATTCACCATTGCCACCTAAAGAACTACACATTATCATAGCTCATAAATTTGTTGGAATAGAAAATTTTAAATGGGATCATGGAGTGTATCGCCATTTTTTTTTGAAGCAACTTAAGCAAAAATATCCGAATGCTAAAATAATTGTTTTTATACGAAATCAAATAGATTTCTTAGCTTCGGTTTATTCAAGTTATCTTACACATGGAGGGAATTATACATTCAAAAAATTATTTAAACAAGGGAAATTAGGCGATGGAACTATGTTTGCTTTTGAATACATAGATTATTATAAATTAATTAAATTGTATAAAGAAACATTTGGCGAAAATAATGTATATGTATATGTATTTGAGGAATTTATGAAAAACAATAGAACGTTTCTAGATACATTTAAGTCAACTTTTAATTTAGATATAAATCTGCAACAACTGAATTATGAAAAGTATAATGAAACTTTACGCATTGGGTTAGCACGTTTAATAAAAATATCAAATTATTTTATTCGCAAGGGGGTACAGCCCAAAAAAAACTATTTTAATTTACCATTCCTTTTTAAATGGATGACTAAAAAAAATATTATTGCTATTAACCGATATCGTTTTTGGGGTAGAAAAATGAATAAAGAAGAAATTCTTGGAACCGAGCTTATCGAATATATGAAAAATTATTATAAAGAATCAAACCGAAAATTAATAGATGAACTAGGTATAAAAAACATTGCGGATTATAATTATCCTTTGTAA
- a CDS encoding radical SAM protein: MKLLFLNKKQNNIIGELSPKIIRQYNKKRSVKNRQIICHAPFKSLTFFFGGKVMACWHNKQYLIGQIPENTIEEIWFGEKLKKLREHIIANNLSLGCFECDKNIQNGFYTSAGAWRYDYLPEAKSEFPVSIDFQTSNQCNNECIMCIGEYSSAIRMHREKKNNYRNPYGKEFIQQLELFIPHLKEASFSGGEVFLSEHYFEIWEKFAQINPDIVVSVTTNGTVVNDRVRSLLNKLKFNINISIDSLDKNVFERIRKNSQLDIVLSNLQYFIHYTQSKNTNLSVRVNVMQQNYPQIPELIKYLNNQNIRIHFNQVIFPPYSALWSSDESILNRIIELYQKERLETNTTIQQGNNQAWNDFINQIKQWKKMSVQHAQILQTHKNTSIDKLVEFLLCRIKDNLKSNSCFALNEKDLFITFVKTTLDQCQSEINNDELFKRAIIFYLTMPINRLIDEFNIRDTESLIEFTKQAGTYKISI, from the coding sequence ATGAAACTTTTATTTTTAAATAAAAAACAAAATAATATTATTGGTGAGTTAAGCCCCAAAATTATCAGGCAATATAATAAGAAAAGATCCGTCAAAAATAGACAAATAATTTGTCATGCACCTTTTAAATCATTAACTTTCTTTTTTGGTGGTAAAGTCATGGCTTGTTGGCATAATAAACAGTACTTAATTGGGCAAATACCCGAAAATACGATTGAAGAAATTTGGTTTGGCGAAAAATTAAAAAAACTAAGAGAACATATTATTGCTAATAACTTAAGCTTAGGCTGCTTTGAATGTGATAAAAATATTCAAAATGGATTTTATACTTCAGCAGGTGCATGGCGTTATGACTATCTTCCTGAAGCAAAATCAGAATTCCCTGTTTCGATCGACTTCCAAACCTCAAATCAGTGTAACAATGAATGTATCATGTGCATTGGAGAATATTCATCAGCGATTCGCATGCATAGAGAGAAAAAAAATAATTATCGTAATCCTTATGGAAAAGAGTTTATACAACAGTTGGAACTTTTTATTCCTCACTTAAAAGAAGCCTCATTTAGTGGAGGAGAAGTATTTCTTAGTGAACATTATTTCGAAATATGGGAAAAATTTGCTCAAATCAATCCAGATATAGTTGTTTCTGTTACGACCAACGGAACTGTTGTTAACGATCGTGTTAGATCATTACTCAATAAGCTAAAATTTAATATTAATATTTCTATAGATTCATTAGACAAAAACGTATTTGAAAGAATAAGAAAAAATTCACAGCTTGATATTGTTTTGTCTAATCTTCAATATTTTATTCATTATACTCAATCGAAAAATACAAACCTTAGTGTTCGTGTAAATGTAATGCAACAAAATTATCCTCAAATACCTGAATTGATTAAGTATTTAAATAATCAAAATATACGAATACATTTTAATCAAGTAATTTTTCCACCCTATAGTGCTCTTTGGAGTTCAGATGAATCTATTTTAAATAGGATAATTGAATTGTACCAAAAAGAAAGACTCGAAACCAATACAACAATTCAACAAGGTAACAATCAGGCTTGGAATGATTTTATAAATCAAATAAAACAATGGAAAAAAATGTCCGTTCAACATGCTCAAATATTGCAAACGCATAAAAATACGAGTATAGATAAATTAGTAGAATTTCTTTTATGTAGAATAAAAGATAATTTGAAGTCAAATAGCTGTTTTGCTTTAAACGAAAAAGACCTTTTTATTACTTTTGTAAAAACAACTCTTGATCAATGTCAAAGCGAAATAAATAATGATGAGCTTTTTAAAAGAGCTATTATTTTTTATTTAACTATGCCCATCAATCGTTTAATAGATGAATTTAATATTAGAGATACCGAAAGTTTAATCGAGTTTACTAAACAAGCTGGCACATATAAAATATCGATTTAA
- a CDS encoding carbamoyltransferase yields the protein MDAILGISAYYHDSAAAIIINGEIIAAAQEERFTRKKNDASFPVHAIEYVLNEAGIRENELKAVIFYEKPLLKFERLLETYHSFAPKGLKSFVTSIPIWIKDKVFMKEIIKKELKKLHIAHVPLLFTEHHLAHAASAFYPSPFEEAAIITIDGVGEWATTTIARGKENSIKILKEIHFPHSLGLLYSAFTYYLGFQVNEGEYKLMGLAPYGNPLAEETQWFIDKIKTHLIDIKDDGSFLLNMSYFDYATGLRMTNHKKWEQLFGFPPRKSESQIKQHHCNLALAIQLVTEEIVLKLSATAYQLTHCENLTLAGGVALNSVANGKLQKSKLFKQIWIQPAAGDAGGALGAAYAGYFIGFKKPRKIVFPDAMKGALLGPQFDKKSIEKVIRINNAKATCFENIDELLCLIAKKIAEGNVVGWFQGRMEYGPRALGNRSILADARNPDMQKKLNLKIKFREGFRPFAPSVLEEDAQQYFDIDTSSPYMLLVVPINKEKQNALPDNYNELDLYDKLYYLRSDIPAVTHVDFSARIQTVHKDVNPIYWKLINEFKKITNCSVIVNTSFNVRGEPIVCSPDDAFKCFMQTEMDYLVMENYLFEKNISKDL from the coding sequence ATGGACGCAATATTAGGAATATCAGCATATTATCACGATAGTGCAGCTGCCATTATAATAAATGGAGAGATAATAGCTGCAGCACAAGAAGAGCGCTTTACTCGAAAAAAAAATGATGCTTCTTTCCCTGTTCATGCTATTGAATATGTTTTGAATGAAGCGGGTATTCGCGAGAATGAATTGAAGGCTGTAATTTTTTATGAGAAACCATTATTAAAGTTTGAGCGACTTTTAGAAACTTATCATTCTTTTGCTCCCAAGGGATTAAAAAGCTTTGTTACATCTATTCCTATATGGATAAAAGACAAAGTTTTTATGAAAGAAATAATTAAAAAAGAATTAAAAAAGCTTCATATTGCTCATGTTCCTTTATTGTTTACAGAACATCATTTAGCTCATGCTGCTAGTGCATTTTATCCTTCGCCTTTTGAAGAAGCTGCTATTATTACCATAGATGGTGTTGGCGAATGGGCAACCACTACTATTGCTAGAGGTAAAGAAAATTCAATAAAAATTTTAAAAGAAATACATTTTCCACATTCCTTAGGTTTGCTTTATTCGGCTTTTACATATTATCTGGGTTTTCAGGTAAATGAGGGAGAATATAAACTAATGGGATTAGCTCCTTATGGAAATCCATTGGCTGAAGAAACACAGTGGTTTATTGATAAAATAAAAACACACTTGATTGATATTAAAGACGATGGTTCTTTTTTGTTAAATATGTCTTATTTTGATTATGCTACGGGCTTGAGAATGACAAACCATAAAAAATGGGAGCAGTTATTTGGTTTTCCACCTCGTAAATCTGAAAGCCAAATAAAACAACATCATTGTAATTTAGCCCTTGCCATTCAGTTGGTTACCGAAGAAATTGTTTTAAAATTATCTGCAACAGCTTATCAATTAACTCATTGCGAAAACCTAACCTTAGCAGGAGGAGTAGCGTTGAATAGTGTTGCAAACGGGAAGTTGCAAAAATCAAAACTTTTTAAGCAAATTTGGATACAACCGGCTGCTGGAGATGCCGGCGGTGCATTAGGTGCTGCATATGCAGGTTATTTTATTGGATTTAAAAAACCCCGAAAAATAGTTTTCCCAGATGCTATGAAAGGTGCTTTGCTAGGACCTCAATTCGATAAAAAATCAATTGAGAAAGTTATACGAATTAATAATGCTAAGGCTACATGTTTTGAAAATATTGACGAATTATTATGTTTGATAGCCAAAAAAATTGCCGAAGGTAATGTGGTGGGATGGTTTCAGGGTAGAATGGAATATGGACCACGAGCATTGGGCAATAGAAGTATATTGGCAGATGCACGAAATCCTGATATGCAAAAAAAATTAAACCTAAAAATAAAGTTCAGAGAGGGCTTTCGTCCTTTTGCTCCTTCCGTATTAGAAGAAGATGCACAACAATACTTCGATATTGATACGTCTTCGCCCTATATGCTTTTGGTTGTTCCGATTAATAAAGAAAAACAAAACGCTCTGCCTGATAATTATAATGAACTTGATTTATACGATAAGCTTTATTATTTAAGATCAGATATTCCTGCTGTTACTCATGTAGATTTTTCTGCACGTATTCAAACCGTTCATAAAGATGTAAATCCTATTTATTGGAAATTGATCAATGAATTTAAGAAAATTACAAATTGTAGCGTAATTGTAAATACAAGTTTTAACGTACGAGGAGAGCCTATTGTTTGTTCTCCTGATGATGCTTTTAAATGCTTTATGCAAACAGAAATGGATTATTTGGTTATGGAAAATTATCTGTTTGAAAAAAATATATCTAAGGATTTGTAA
- a CDS encoding B12-binding domain-containing radical SAM protein gives MQKRNIILFYYPLIEKGEVFPNIPWAFLYLERMIRHLDVEMILLDERLEKDLPKTLNEYKDRVLFASVSVMIGHQITGAIHFTRLFRSISNRIVLWGGWFPTILPEMILKDGYADYVCMGQGEIPFKLFVENFLNGKDVTQIKGIGSNKNGELIINPNNDFINPETFEKVNLDLIDINRLIDINGIVPIGKRSVDYLATSGCPYQCKFCNAVHLFHRKWYPKNVDQIIQDIIYIKNKTNISHVDFRDDNFFGNRRFILNFCEALINANLGITWEANVHLGFLLKNFTDKDMQLIYKSGCRLLRIGAESGNQEVLDFINKNTTVSEIYKAVRFLKKHKIKTRFLTMCCFPLNPQKDFWDTAKLVGRSILINPNLEPRFRFFVPIPQSELWKISVEKGFRLPPTTEKMMEFFTDCFTYHYITPWNNNDYLQYLNNFNNFYFLWANPRFYKKFPKHLKPLALLLTLLIFPIVFLRFKTGILKYQFEAKIFLRFTRYVR, from the coding sequence ATGCAAAAAAGGAATATCATATTATTTTATTATCCACTCATTGAGAAGGGTGAAGTTTTTCCAAATATTCCATGGGCGTTTTTATATCTTGAGCGAATGATTCGACATTTAGATGTGGAAATGATTTTATTAGATGAACGATTGGAAAAAGATTTGCCAAAAACATTGAATGAATATAAGGATCGGGTTCTTTTTGCATCGGTAAGTGTAATGATAGGGCATCAGATTACTGGAGCTATCCATTTTACTCGTTTGTTCAGAAGTATATCCAATAGGATTGTGCTGTGGGGTGGATGGTTTCCAACTATTTTACCCGAAATGATTTTAAAAGATGGATATGCCGATTATGTTTGTATGGGACAAGGAGAAATTCCATTTAAATTATTTGTCGAAAATTTCTTAAATGGTAAGGATGTTACTCAAATAAAAGGAATAGGAAGTAATAAAAATGGAGAATTAATAATAAATCCCAATAACGATTTCATTAATCCCGAAACGTTTGAAAAAGTAAACTTGGATTTAATAGATATTAATCGATTAATAGACATTAATGGTATTGTACCAATTGGAAAGAGAAGTGTAGATTATTTAGCCACTTCAGGGTGTCCTTATCAGTGTAAATTTTGTAATGCGGTTCATTTATTTCATCGTAAATGGTACCCTAAAAATGTAGATCAAATAATACAAGATATTATCTATATAAAAAATAAAACAAATATTTCGCATGTAGATTTCCGCGACGATAATTTTTTTGGCAATAGACGGTTTATTCTAAATTTTTGTGAGGCTTTAATAAATGCAAATTTGGGTATTACATGGGAAGCTAATGTTCATCTTGGTTTTTTGCTAAAAAACTTTACAGATAAAGATATGCAGCTTATTTATAAATCGGGTTGCCGATTATTAAGAATTGGTGCGGAATCTGGGAACCAAGAAGTACTCGATTTTATTAATAAAAATACTACAGTTAGCGAAATTTATAAAGCAGTTCGTTTTTTAAAAAAACACAAAATAAAAACAAGATTTCTTACTATGTGTTGCTTTCCATTAAATCCACAAAAAGATTTTTGGGATACTGCAAAGTTGGTAGGAAGATCTATTCTTATAAATCCAAACTTAGAACCACGGTTTCGTTTTTTTGTACCGATACCTCAATCAGAGCTTTGGAAAATTAGTGTAGAAAAAGGCTTCCGATTGCCACCAACAACAGAAAAAATGATGGAATTTTTTACCGATTGTTTTACCTATCACTATATTACGCCGTGGAATAATAACGACTATCTTCAATACTTAAATAATTTTAATAATTTCTATTTTCTTTGGGCTAATCCGAGATTTTATAAAAAATTTCCTAAACACTTAAAACCATTAGCATTGTTGTTAACGTTATTAATTTTTCCAATAGTGTTTTTGCGATTTAAAACAGGAATTTTAAAATATCAATTTGAGGCTAAGATTTTTCTTCGTTTTACTCGTTATGTTCGTTAA
- a CDS encoding glycosyltransferase: protein MIDLTVAILSHNHKNTVSRAIESVLGQKLTYSYKLLLFDDASSDGTQEILKKYGEQYPNLIELFLFDQNEGPFIRAKQIYQNSKSKYLCWLDADDYWTYKHKLQTQLNFLEQHPEYMGCFHDAEILSTIEANHNRPIKTQSLKKYKYYSQFNHYETDFYPFHLIMRNIIPTASLVFRLHNFDSFFNSYHFPPYSFSWAFQLHIIKNSKFYYFNECWSAYLDHAEGISKKISSEQFTLNNIRLLKWYKHDDFYRKYKNKIFLSIGHEYETLAYKEAKYNLKFGYRMQWYYFKAWKCMAWWHMLNLLKMFKMK from the coding sequence ATGATTGATTTAACCGTAGCTATATTATCGCACAATCATAAAAACACTGTAAGCAGAGCTATAGAAAGCGTATTGGGTCAAAAACTCACGTATTCATACAAACTTTTGCTTTTCGACGATGCCAGCTCAGATGGTACACAGGAAATTTTAAAAAAATATGGCGAACAATATCCTAATTTAATTGAATTATTTCTTTTTGACCAGAACGAAGGTCCGTTTATACGCGCTAAACAAATATATCAGAATTCTAAAAGTAAATATCTTTGCTGGCTCGATGCCGACGATTATTGGACTTACAAACATAAACTCCAAACTCAATTAAACTTTCTTGAACAACATCCAGAATATATGGGTTGCTTTCATGATGCAGAAATATTGTCAACCATAGAAGCAAACCATAACAGACCTATAAAAACTCAAAGTTTAAAAAAATATAAATATTACAGCCAATTTAATCACTACGAAACCGATTTTTATCCCTTCCATCTGATTATGCGGAATATCATACCGACTGCCTCACTGGTTTTTCGCTTACATAATTTCGACAGCTTCTTTAATTCTTATCATTTCCCACCCTATTCGTTTAGCTGGGCTTTTCAACTTCATATTATCAAGAACAGTAAATTTTATTATTTCAACGAGTGCTGGTCGGCATATTTAGACCATGCTGAAGGTATTAGTAAAAAAATATCATCCGAGCAGTTTACACTCAACAACATTCGTTTACTTAAATGGTATAAGCATGATGATTTTTATAGAAAATACAAAAACAAGATTTTTTTATCCATAGGTCATGAATATGAAACATTAGCTTATAAAGAAGCTAAATATAATTTAAAATTCGGCTATCGGATGCAATGGTATTATTTTAAGGCATGGAAATGTATGGCATGGTGGCACATGCTTAATTTATTGAAAATGTTTAAGATGAAATGA
- a CDS encoding acyl carrier protein: MNNDLKKDIIEILKKYAINKKIFENLPENPHITNDLKINSARLVDIVIDMEEKFNIEIENDNLKKLIYLNDIVTLIENKIKMI; the protein is encoded by the coding sequence ATGAACAACGATTTAAAAAAAGATATTATTGAAATTCTAAAAAAATATGCTATTAATAAAAAGATTTTCGAAAATTTACCCGAAAATCCACATATTACAAACGATTTAAAAATCAATTCAGCCCGATTAGTAGATATCGTTATTGATATGGAAGAAAAATTCAATATCGAAATCGAAAACGATAACTTAAAAAAGCTGATTTATTTAAACGATATCGTTACACTTATCGAAAATAAAATTAAAATGATATAA
- a CDS encoding SGNH/GDSL hydrolase family protein, giving the protein MPNILLKTRFWLIVTLIGLVFQLIRFYIYGINSVNHLTPFIFYTALWLICIYGIKHIYKNNFKKRQNLILLFTSIFFIIGFAELFLRIFGITAISSEKHFWGHYFSPYTPNQRYWTEKRTIDITLSSPEFSYYRKLNNEGFSDREWNYKQLKNKYRILTLGDSFTEGDGADADSTWQRFLERKLNNTSIFIMNAGICGSDPVFEYYLLTNRLLKYNPHLIIVNINHSDLFDIAIRGGFERFKGNQVIFKKSPWWEPIYAISYISRLFFRLRFDKQLLDKKRKFEYAYESSLIIFDAIKKFVALGKTHHFKFLFVFNPGIEEVKNKLPLWNIHTKKLRQNNIPVCNLLEYYLQIEVSKDISKYYWPIDGHHKAKGYQLMSEGIYQAILQYHLIPSLYEKNN; this is encoded by the coding sequence ATGCCTAATATTCTTTTAAAAACAAGATTTTGGCTCATTGTTACTCTTATTGGACTTGTTTTTCAACTAATAAGATTTTATATATACGGCATCAATAGTGTCAATCATTTGACTCCTTTTATTTTTTATACAGCACTTTGGTTAATCTGTATATATGGTATTAAACATATATACAAAAATAATTTTAAAAAAAGGCAAAACTTAATATTATTATTTACCTCAATTTTCTTTATCATTGGATTTGCTGAGCTTTTTTTAAGAATATTCGGAATAACTGCCATTTCAAGCGAAAAACATTTTTGGGGACACTATTTTTCACCTTACACTCCTAATCAACGCTATTGGACAGAAAAACGAACCATTGACATTACATTATCTAGCCCCGAATTTTCTTACTATAGAAAATTAAATAATGAAGGTTTTAGCGATAGAGAATGGAATTATAAACAACTAAAAAATAAATACCGAATACTAACTTTAGGTGATTCGTTTACTGAAGGTGATGGTGCTGATGCAGATTCTACCTGGCAACGCTTTTTAGAACGAAAACTTAATAATACTTCCATTTTTATTATGAATGCTGGTATATGTGGCAGCGATCCTGTTTTTGAATATTATTTATTAACTAACCGATTATTGAAATATAATCCACATCTGATAATAGTAAATATCAATCACAGCGATTTATTCGATATAGCGATTCGTGGTGGTTTTGAGCGATTTAAAGGCAATCAGGTTATTTTCAAAAAATCACCATGGTGGGAACCTATTTATGCTATTAGTTATATTAGTCGTTTATTTTTTAGATTACGTTTCGACAAACAATTACTTGACAAAAAACGCAAATTTGAATATGCTTATGAATCAAGTTTAATTATTTTTGACGCTATTAAAAAATTTGTTGCATTAGGTAAAACACACCATTTTAAGTTTTTATTTGTTTTTAATCCTGGTATAGAAGAAGTAAAGAATAAACTACCGCTTTGGAACATTCATACTAAAAAACTTCGTCAAAACAATATTCCTGTATGCAATTTATTAGAATATTATTTGCAAATAGAGGTTTCAAAAGATATTTCTAAATACTACTGGCCTATTGATGGTCATCATAAGGCAAAAGGATATCAACTAATGTCAGAAGGCATTTATCAAGCCATTTTGCAATACCATTTAATACCCTCTTTATATGAAAAAAATAATTAA